One region of Diabrotica undecimpunctata isolate CICGRU chromosome 6, icDiaUnde3, whole genome shotgun sequence genomic DNA includes:
- the LOC140444251 gene encoding uncharacterized protein, whose translation MKRNPQIRPRKAQNLNPARAQKLNKFIVKDHFTKLEGILREMDILDKPERIYNVDEKGCRLTLHHQQKVLAQKGARRVHVVANEHGESVTIVSCGNALGTAIPPMVLFKGKRSKPEWVDSLPPGAVVQMTAKGSMNIETFSVWLQHFSKFKVAGPCIIIFDGARCHLDHTIVETAERYEITLYCLPSNTTHELQPMDKAVFRAFEYYWDDEVMKYYSIHSDRVITKQRFGAIFSTV comes from the coding sequence ATGAAGCGCAATCCTCAAATCAGACCTAGGAAAGCACAAAACTTAAATCCGGCTAGGGCACAAAAgcttaataaatttattgtaaaagatCATTTTACTAAGCTGGAAGGTATTTTAAGAGAAATGGACATACTTGATAAGCCCGAACGGATATATAATGTAGACGAGAAAGGTTGCAGGTTAACACTTCACCACCAGCAGAAAGTTTTGGCGCAAAAAGGGGCTAGAAGAGTACATGTTGTTGCAAACGAACATGGAGAAAGTGTTACCATTGTTTCTTGTGGTAATGCTCTCGGTACAGCAATTCCTCCAATGGTACTTTTTAAGGGTAAACGTAGTAAGCCAGAATGGGTTGACTCACTACCTCCAGGTGCTGTTGTTCAAATGACTGCAAAAGGTAGCATGAATATTGAAACGTTTTCAGTTTGGCTTCAACACTTTTCAAAATTTAAGGTTGCTGGTCCATGTATTATCATATTTGATGGTGCAAGATGCCATTTGGATCACACTATTGTAGAAACTGCCGAAAGATACGAAATTACTCTATACTGTTTACCTAGTAATACTACTCACGAGCTCCAACCAATGGACAAAGCTGTATTTAGAGCCTTTGAATATTACTGGGATGATGAAGTTATGAAATATTATTCTATTCATAGCGATCGTGTTATTACCAAACAGAGATTTGGGGCAATTTTTTCTACAGTTTGA